A region of Candidatus Methylomirabilota bacterium DNA encodes the following proteins:
- a CDS encoding phosphoribosyltransferase family protein, with protein MAAVVIGAYEDAAAAVTALGRRDDTRPAAVLPRAAVDDDARVRLRQARIECLTTLDDGDFAAARWLASTLAEAEGWEQAEPRPAAGGQTTPGDVIGWCELRIGSGALTTDRPITQLHGSRRYIASFNLLGQGRLNQACGDLLYRRLMDEGIALDEVFDVVVCSESKAVGMVQVVVECFGQDRYVVLRKGMKNYMPRRPREPLVEEASSVTTAGAQALVLDPLDWPLLEGRRVLLVDDVIATGGTARAACRLLERAGARVTAAATVLLKGPEPDLPRLVVLARPLL; from the coding sequence GTGGCTGCCGTCGTCATCGGGGCCTACGAAGACGCCGCCGCCGCGGTGACCGCACTCGGCCGCCGGGACGACACGCGGCCCGCCGCGGTGCTGCCCCGGGCGGCCGTCGACGACGACGCGCGGGTCCGGCTGCGCCAGGCCCGGATCGAGTGCCTGACCACGCTCGACGACGGAGATTTCGCGGCGGCCCGATGGCTCGCGTCCACCCTCGCGGAGGCGGAAGGCTGGGAGCAGGCCGAGCCGAGGCCGGCGGCGGGCGGGCAGACCACGCCGGGCGACGTGATCGGCTGGTGCGAGCTGCGCATCGGATCCGGGGCGCTGACCACCGACCGGCCCATCACCCAGCTCCACGGCTCGCGGCGCTACATCGCCTCGTTCAACCTGCTGGGCCAGGGACGACTGAACCAGGCGTGCGGTGATCTGCTCTACCGCCGGCTGATGGACGAGGGCATCGCGCTCGACGAGGTCTTCGACGTGGTGGTGTGCTCGGAGTCGAAGGCGGTGGGCATGGTGCAGGTGGTGGTGGAGTGCTTCGGTCAGGATCGGTACGTGGTGCTCCGGAAGGGGATGAAGAACTACATGCCGCGGCGGCCGCGCGAGCCCCTCGTGGAAGAGGCGAGCAGCGTGACCACCGCGGGCGCGCAGGCCCTGGTGCTGGATCCGCTCGACTGGCCGCTGCTGGAAGGCCGCCGGGTGCTGCTGGTGGACGACGTGATCGCCACCGGCGGCACGGCTCGCGCGGCCTGTCGGCTGCTGGAGCGCGCGGGCGCGCGCGTGACCGCGGCCGCCACCGTGTTGCTGAAAGGGCCCGAGCCCGATTTGCCCCGGCTCGTGGTCCTGGCGCGGCCGCTGCTGTGA
- a CDS encoding dienelactone hydrolase family protein, translated as MGQMINLTADDGHRLSAYRAAPSGTPKAGLVVVQEIFGVNHHIQNVCDRFAADGYVALAPAIFDRVEPGITLGYTADDIERGRSIRGKVDIADMVRDVKAAVEALKAEGRGVGVVGYCLGGTLAWLACTRIDGVNAAVGYYGGGIAETATETPRCPVLLHFGETDQAIPAEHWARVRAAHPEVPMHIYPAGHGFACDERGSYHEASAALARQRTLGFFQALL; from the coding sequence ATGGGTCAGATGATCAATCTCACCGCAGACGACGGTCACCGCCTCTCCGCATATCGCGCCGCCCCGAGCGGCACTCCCAAGGCCGGCCTGGTGGTCGTCCAGGAGATCTTTGGCGTCAACCACCACATCCAGAACGTCTGCGATCGCTTCGCGGCCGATGGTTACGTGGCGCTGGCGCCCGCGATCTTCGATCGGGTGGAGCCGGGCATCACCCTCGGCTACACCGCCGACGACATCGAGCGCGGCCGCTCGATCCGCGGCAAGGTGGACATCGCGGACATGGTGCGCGACGTGAAGGCGGCGGTCGAGGCGCTCAAGGCGGAGGGCCGCGGCGTGGGCGTGGTCGGCTATTGCCTGGGCGGCACCCTGGCGTGGCTCGCGTGCACCCGGATCGACGGCGTCAACGCGGCGGTCGGCTACTACGGCGGCGGGATCGCGGAGACCGCGACCGAGACGCCGCGGTGTCCGGTCCTGCTACACTTCGGCGAGACCGATCAGGCGATTCCGGCCGAGCACTGGGCCCGCGTGCGCGCCGCCCACCCGGAAGTGCCGATGCACATCTATCCGGCGGGCCATGGCTTCGCCTGCGACGAGCGAGGCAGCTATCACGAGGCGAGCGCGGCGCTCGCCCGTCAGCGGACGCTCGGGTTCTTCCAGGCGCTGCTCTAG
- a CDS encoding peroxiredoxin, whose amino-acid sequence MAVVEPGGRAPAFSLPDQEGTVHRLRDYAGRPLILYFSPEDDTPGCTREACAFRDALPDFKKGKAAVLGISVLDVARRWDDVKVDGHAADVRRAVDER is encoded by the coding sequence ATGGCAGTCGTCGAGCCCGGCGGCAGGGCGCCCGCGTTCTCGCTGCCCGATCAGGAGGGCACGGTGCACCGGCTGCGGGACTACGCGGGCCGGCCGCTCATCCTCTACTTCTCTCCCGAGGACGACACGCCCGGCTGCACCCGGGAGGCGTGCGCGTTCCGCGACGCGCTGCCCGACTTCAAGAAGGGCAAGGCGGCGGTGCTCGGCATCAGCGTGCTCGACGTGGCGCGCCGCTGGGACGACGTCAAGGTGGACGGGCACGCGGCCGACGTCCGGCGGGCCGTGGACGAGCGGTAG